A region from the Bacillus thuringiensis genome encodes:
- a CDS encoding non-ribosomal peptide synthetase produces MKEIQKQYEIVEELDATVGQEALWIAHQMELENGMNNEATIIKLKGNLQIDTFKKALTLIVQSHPALRTLFIKKDEKIKQFIQKSIDFDIPIKDLTAFKNTEQKFILKKFLDSIVNEKFNLEEGPLFKFHIIKLCEDEFILHMIFHHIIYDGCSLGVFIQQLSYTYCELLQENTGLVLESPYKSLVEFEEGFIDSAMYREGSSYWKDYLQGELPPTEFPATINKMNEPIYTNENISKNIDADLFYQIQCFAKRNNISVYRVMLSTYCALLHQMTNAEEIIVGIPINTRPQTEEGNAFGYFVNTLPIRITIEKGDTFKGILNKVNKSVHLAIKYKHNPYSHIVRDLNLNNNTHHNMIYSTAFNTVRIPQLKIPDIESTVLTDCKRVNPFNMTWRIMRYEGETENKIEIDYNSALYKPDSMNDLVERYIYLLQKLMKNVNEPIHSLDLLLKKDHRLYKDINSNTLAYPNSKTLDQLIDLQALKSPNQIAISMGDKSITYYDLQQRSNQIANYLRENDIKKGQRVSITMVREIDTIVCILGILKSGGVYVPIDPKFPEKRIEFILKDSESQMIITKKEFRGLIESFAIHTIFLEDFHYTNSIENIASTHNIEDAAYIIYTSGSTGLPKGVVVPHRGVINLSYSLMNQFHLDKNDVFLQFATMIFDASIMEMFPILLCGGRMHLISELEKRTAEEFINVINKNGITFVLLPTAFFKLIADMPKEMLLKLNSLKCVFVGGETLRAASVRKWQSKVGLKIPVLNAYGPTEATVCTTIYEVNHEIKEETSNIPIGKPIANSKVFVISPFNTLCPSGVVGELFIGGDGVAKGYINQKKKTEEAFISFEKSYNRNKKIYHTGDLVRLLPNGNLEFIGRKDNQVKLRGYRIELDEIERALFKHPEVKDAVVVTYQNDKIASFYVSKDNTEIKQENLKTFLSERLPDFMIPNYIFHLKTFPLSPSGKVDRKKLELQIPSLLENMQNQYIPPISGTEKRLAKTWSEILNLGKYRISRDDDFFKLGGHSLIAVQVLNQIQKEFHLKLEIRDIFEHTTIASLSAYIDKLMEVNHDREERKMQILKVTDKERYQLSSAQKRIWFLNKSNAINRVYDTPLHIYIEPSLKKDILQDAIRFLVERHEMLRTVFIEKNGEPRQVILKSISIDLIHDDIEHITKKEKQEYIRRTINQTDHTPFDLENGPLFRIRIFNLDKKKSYLYINLHHIITDEWSVRNLLDELMKVYSAFAKRRNPELPTISNRYVDYVEWEQEQLKLGRWDTEKSYWMAELAAPLPILNLPLDFSKNHQSTNRGTVFEMKLDNKMKESLKQVCEQENVSMYMLFLAAYIQLLHYLTDQKDIIVGTPVVGRNYQEFEQIQGFFVNTLAIRTQLNDVKNLKQLLQVVREKCLNSFQNQSYPFDKVIEQINPDRSFGNNPIFSTMFSYQKDILQQHDAYKLQLLPNKQDVSKFDISLAVEEGSDYVEISFEYNINLFKEESINRFTQNLLTILDEFIHQRTVAYENLSFLSLEEESLYRKVNYTERPYPYFQNIQEQFYKQVERQSNRIAIATETESLTYRQLNISSNQVAQHLIGKGIKRGDKVAIFLDRSMNSIVSMLGILKAGAAYIPIDVKYPEDRINYIVSDSEACRIITSNKYKSHLNLSNYKVSIIEDIYRTTINDDVKIFNKPDDLAYVIYTSGSTGKPKGALLTHKGVLNLVEWRNEVFQISPNDKVTQFYSHSFDSSVSEIFSTLLNGAELYVLNDEQRYSTVEYAQAVQEIQATISDLPTVFFNELSTSLTKPDSEKIRSLRFMIMGGEAASTNAIRSWQDTFKNQVQLVNEYGPTEATVSAMYYFIPELECENNILGSIPIGIPISNTKVHILNSYMQHCPVGGMGELYIESLGLAQGYWKQEEKTKQAFIANPYSKDNSKRLYRTGDLAKWLPNGNIEFMGRKDKQVKIRGHRIELGEIEDAMLQLKGINQAVVTQTKDGMLLQAYYKTVDGLEIEKNKLALHLSKVLPEYMIPKYYSHVLEIPITANGKIDFEKLPEIEFDNEQKDESILKPQTKVQKNIAKVWSEVLNIKSIGLKDDFFNLGGHSLKVMPSLVKLKPLYPNLKIQDFFKYRTIEKLASHIEEMEDMSFKKEKNMNVACMENETITPPACKRNKIEECEIDRVNYPKAVFLTGATGYLGAHILERLLQLPSTTIYCLVRNNEDQVIGSKLEERMMFYFGKEILQKLEERVELIEGDLSLINLGLDSKQLDHLNNKVESIIHCGGEVRHYGEREHFQKVNVQSTKYLLELAKNTNARFHYISTLSVAGQAESDPKEFEFLESNFDRGQNLDNVYLESKFQGEKMVREAMEKGIRATIYRVGNLVGNSKTGKFQFNINENAFYRLLKGICLSSIAPEINTYVDLTPVDYGSLAITELSYKANTVNKTMHICNPNQLKWDQFINSLQGFGYDIMLMKQEKYIEKFFNTNLTNDEQKALELIMPLLESVEELSVAIPSCSYTQGYLKNVHCLEPNQEYINLLLHYAMSIEFLPATKEPILL; encoded by the coding sequence ATGAAGGAAATACAAAAGCAATATGAAATTGTAGAAGAATTGGATGCAACAGTAGGGCAAGAAGCATTATGGATAGCTCATCAAATGGAATTAGAAAATGGAATGAACAATGAAGCTACCATAATAAAGCTAAAAGGAAATCTTCAAATAGATACTTTTAAGAAAGCGCTTACTTTAATAGTGCAATCTCATCCGGCGCTACGTACACTATTTATTAAAAAGGACGAAAAAATTAAACAATTTATTCAAAAGAGTATAGATTTTGATATACCAATTAAGGATTTAACTGCTTTTAAAAACACAGAACAAAAATTTATTTTAAAAAAATTCTTAGACTCTATAGTGAATGAGAAATTTAATTTAGAAGAAGGGCCTTTGTTTAAATTCCACATCATTAAATTGTGTGAAGATGAATTTATTTTACATATGATTTTTCATCACATTATTTATGATGGATGTAGTTTAGGGGTTTTTATCCAACAATTGTCTTATACGTATTGTGAATTACTTCAAGAAAATACGGGTTTAGTATTAGAATCTCCTTATAAGAGCCTTGTAGAATTTGAGGAAGGTTTTATTGACAGTGCAATGTATAGAGAAGGATCATCCTATTGGAAAGATTATTTACAAGGTGAATTACCTCCTACAGAGTTTCCTGCTACTATTAATAAAATGAATGAACCGATATATACGAACGAAAATATAAGTAAGAATATTGATGCCGATCTATTTTATCAAATACAATGTTTTGCTAAAAGAAATAACATAAGTGTCTATCGGGTTATGTTAAGTACTTATTGTGCCTTGCTTCATCAAATGACAAATGCTGAAGAAATTATTGTAGGTATACCAATTAATACTAGACCACAAACGGAAGAAGGGAATGCTTTTGGTTATTTTGTTAATACATTACCTATACGTATAACAATAGAAAAAGGTGATACATTTAAGGGAATACTTAACAAGGTGAATAAATCTGTTCATTTGGCTATTAAGTATAAACATAATCCATATTCACATATAGTAAGAGATTTAAATCTAAATAATAATACACATCATAATATGATTTATTCAACAGCATTTAATACGGTAAGGATACCTCAATTGAAAATTCCTGATATTGAGTCCACAGTTTTAACAGATTGTAAAAGAGTAAACCCTTTTAACATGACCTGGAGAATAATGAGATATGAAGGGGAAACAGAGAATAAAATTGAGATTGATTATAATTCAGCATTATATAAACCAGATAGTATGAATGATTTAGTTGAAAGATATATATATTTGTTACAAAAACTAATGAAGAATGTGAACGAACCTATTCATTCATTGGATTTACTTTTAAAAAAGGATCATCGTTTATACAAAGATATAAACTCAAATACTCTTGCATATCCTAATTCAAAAACATTAGATCAATTAATTGATCTACAAGCATTAAAATCGCCAAATCAAATAGCGATTTCAATGGGAGATAAATCGATTACCTATTATGACTTGCAGCAAAGGTCAAATCAAATTGCGAATTATTTACGTGAAAATGATATAAAAAAGGGACAGCGTGTAAGTATTACTATGGTGAGAGAGATCGATACAATTGTATGCATTCTAGGTATACTAAAATCAGGTGGAGTTTATGTACCAATCGATCCAAAGTTTCCTGAAAAAAGAATAGAATTTATATTAAAAGATAGTGAAAGTCAAATGATTATTACAAAGAAAGAATTCAGGGGATTAATTGAAAGTTTTGCAATTCATACAATTTTTCTAGAGGATTTTCATTACACTAATTCTATAGAAAATATTGCGTCTACACATAACATAGAAGATGCTGCGTATATTATCTACACGTCAGGTTCAACCGGTTTACCAAAAGGAGTAGTTGTACCACATAGAGGAGTAATTAATTTATCATATTCATTAATGAATCAATTTCATTTAGACAAAAATGATGTATTTTTACAATTTGCAACGATGATTTTTGATGCCTCTATTATGGAAATGTTTCCGATTTTGTTATGCGGAGGAAGAATGCATTTAATTTCTGAATTGGAAAAACGTACTGCAGAAGAATTTATAAATGTAATTAACAAGAATGGTATTACATTTGTTCTTTTACCAACTGCATTTTTTAAATTAATAGCTGATATGCCAAAAGAAATGTTGCTGAAATTAAATTCTTTAAAATGTGTATTTGTAGGAGGGGAAACATTACGTGCTGCATCAGTTCGTAAATGGCAAAGTAAAGTAGGGTTAAAGATTCCAGTTCTTAACGCATATGGTCCTACTGAAGCTACTGTATGTACAACCATTTATGAAGTAAATCATGAGATAAAAGAAGAAACTTCTAATATCCCAATAGGTAAACCAATTGCTAATAGTAAAGTTTTCGTGATCAGTCCGTTCAATACGTTATGTCCGTCAGGAGTAGTAGGTGAATTATTCATTGGTGGTGATGGGGTTGCTAAAGGATATATAAATCAAAAGAAAAAAACAGAAGAGGCATTTATTTCTTTTGAAAAATCATATAATCGCAATAAAAAAATATATCATACTGGGGACTTAGTACGCCTTTTACCAAATGGAAACTTAGAATTTATCGGAAGGAAAGATAATCAAGTAAAACTACGTGGGTATCGAATTGAGCTTGATGAAATAGAAAGAGCATTATTTAAACACCCAGAGGTAAAAGATGCAGTAGTAGTAACTTATCAAAATGACAAAATTGCTAGCTTTTATGTATCAAAAGACAATACAGAGATAAAACAAGAGAACTTAAAAACATTCTTAAGTGAAAGATTACCAGATTTTATGATACCAAATTATATATTTCATCTTAAAACATTTCCATTATCACCAAGTGGTAAGGTTGATAGAAAAAAATTAGAATTACAAATCCCATCTTTACTTGAAAATATGCAAAATCAATATATACCACCAATAAGTGGCACAGAAAAAAGGTTGGCAAAAACATGGTCAGAGATTTTAAATTTAGGGAAATATAGAATCAGTAGAGATGACGACTTTTTTAAACTTGGGGGACATTCATTAATTGCTGTGCAAGTATTAAATCAAATTCAAAAAGAGTTTCATTTGAAATTAGAAATTAGAGATATTTTTGAGCATACAACAATTGCTAGTCTATCTGCTTACATCGATAAATTAATGGAAGTAAATCATGATAGGGAAGAACGGAAGATGCAAATATTAAAAGTTACAGATAAGGAAAGGTATCAGTTATCAAGTGCTCAAAAAAGAATTTGGTTTTTAAATAAATCAAACGCTATTAATAGAGTATACGATACACCACTACACATATATATTGAGCCGAGTTTGAAAAAAGATATTTTACAGGACGCCATAAGGTTTTTGGTTGAACGACACGAGATGCTTCGAACAGTGTTTATTGAAAAAAATGGGGAGCCTAGACAGGTCATATTAAAATCAATATCTATTGACCTTATTCACGATGATATTGAACACATAACTAAAAAGGAAAAACAAGAATATATACGTAGAACAATAAATCAAACGGATCATACACCATTTGATTTGGAAAATGGACCACTTTTCCGGATTAGAATTTTTAATCTTGATAAGAAAAAATCCTATTTATATATCAATTTACATCACATTATTACTGATGAGTGGAGTGTAAGGAATTTATTAGATGAATTAATGAAGGTATATAGTGCCTTTGCTAAACGAAGAAATCCTGAGCTGCCAACTATTTCTAATCGATATGTAGATTATGTTGAGTGGGAACAGGAGCAGTTAAAGTTAGGTCGGTGGGATACAGAAAAATCTTATTGGATGGCCGAACTTGCAGCACCTCTTCCTATACTAAATCTTCCTTTAGATTTTAGTAAGAATCATCAAAGTACAAATAGAGGTACAGTATTTGAAATGAAGTTAGATAATAAAATGAAAGAGTCTTTGAAACAAGTATGTGAACAAGAGAATGTTTCGATGTATATGCTATTTTTGGCAGCATATATTCAATTGTTACATTATCTAACGGATCAAAAAGACATTATTGTAGGTACACCGGTTGTTGGAAGGAATTATCAAGAATTCGAACAAATACAAGGATTTTTTGTAAATACTTTAGCTATTAGAACACAATTAAATGATGTGAAAAATTTAAAACAACTATTACAAGTAGTGAGAGAAAAATGTTTGAATTCTTTCCAAAACCAATCATACCCATTTGATAAAGTAATTGAGCAAATAAATCCTGATAGAAGCTTTGGAAATAACCCGATCTTTTCTACTATGTTTAGTTACCAGAAAGATATTTTGCAACAACATGATGCGTACAAGCTTCAATTGTTACCTAATAAACAAGATGTTAGTAAGTTTGACATTTCTTTAGCTGTTGAAGAAGGATCGGATTATGTAGAGATTTCATTTGAGTATAATATTAATCTTTTCAAGGAAGAGTCAATTAATAGGTTTACTCAAAATTTACTTACTATACTGGACGAATTTATTCATCAAAGAACAGTGGCATATGAGAATCTGTCATTCCTATCGCTGGAAGAGGAATCTCTATATAGAAAGGTAAATTATACAGAAAGACCGTATCCTTATTTTCAAAATATACAGGAGCAATTCTATAAGCAAGTAGAAAGACAATCAAATCGGATTGCTATAGCGACTGAAACGGAATCTTTAACATATAGACAATTAAATATAAGCTCTAATCAAGTAGCTCAACATTTAATCGGAAAAGGTATAAAAAGAGGTGATAAGGTAGCCATATTTTTAGATAGAAGTATGAATAGTATTGTTTCTATGCTTGGAATATTAAAAGCCGGTGCTGCCTATATACCAATCGATGTAAAATACCCTGAGGATAGAATAAATTATATAGTTAGTGATAGCGAGGCATGTAGAATTATAACGAGTAACAAATACAAAAGTCATTTGAATTTAAGCAATTATAAGGTTTCAATAATAGAGGATATATATCGTACGACTATAAATGATGATGTGAAAATTTTTAATAAGCCAGATGATTTGGCATATGTGATTTATACTTCAGGATCAACAGGCAAACCAAAAGGTGCATTATTAACGCATAAAGGAGTATTAAATTTAGTTGAATGGAGAAATGAAGTATTTCAGATTTCTCCAAATGATAAAGTAACACAGTTTTATTCTCATAGTTTTGATTCTTCTGTATCGGAAATTTTTTCTACTTTGTTAAATGGAGCGGAGCTGTATGTATTAAATGATGAACAGCGCTATTCAACTGTCGAATATGCCCAAGCAGTCCAAGAAATACAAGCAACTATTTCTGATTTACCAACAGTATTTTTTAATGAATTATCGACATCATTAACTAAACCGGATAGCGAGAAGATACGTTCTTTAAGATTTATGATAATGGGAGGAGAAGCTGCATCAACAAATGCTATTAGGAGTTGGCAAGATACTTTTAAAAACCAAGTGCAACTGGTAAATGAGTATGGTCCTACTGAAGCAACTGTTTCAGCGATGTACTATTTCATACCAGAATTAGAATGCGAAAATAACATTTTAGGTAGCATACCGATTGGTATTCCAATTTCTAATACAAAGGTTCATATATTGAACTCATATATGCAACATTGTCCGGTAGGGGGCATGGGCGAATTATATATTGAGAGTTTAGGATTGGCCCAAGGGTATTGGAAGCAGGAAGAAAAAACAAAACAGGCATTTATTGCAAATCCATATTCAAAAGATAACAGTAAAAGGTTATACCGAACAGGTGATTTAGCAAAGTGGTTACCAAATGGAAATATAGAATTTATGGGAAGAAAAGATAAGCAAGTTAAAATTAGAGGGCACAGAATTGAACTAGGGGAAATAGAAGATGCAATGTTACAACTTAAGGGGATAAATCAAGCCGTGGTAACACAAACGAAAGATGGGATGTTACTGCAAGCTTATTATAAAACAGTGGACGGTTTAGAAATAGAGAAAAATAAGTTAGCTTTGCATTTATCAAAAGTATTGCCAGAATATATGATCCCTAAATATTACTCTCATGTGTTAGAAATACCAATAACGGCTAATGGGAAAATTGATTTCGAAAAACTGCCAGAAATAGAGTTTGATAATGAGCAAAAAGATGAGTCTATACTTAAGCCTCAGACTAAAGTGCAAAAAAACATTGCAAAAGTATGGTCCGAAGTTCTAAACATTAAATCTATAGGTTTAAAAGATGATTTCTTTAATTTGGGTGGACATTCTTTAAAAGTTATGCCGTCATTAGTCAAATTAAAACCGTTATACCCTAACTTGAAAATCCAAGATTTCTTTAAGTATAGAACAATAGAAAAATTAGCCTCTCATATTGAAGAAATGGAAGATATGTCGTTCAAGAAAGAGAAAAATATGAATGTCGCATGTATGGAAAATGAAACGATAACGCCTCCTGCTTGTAAAAGAAATAAAATAGAAGAATGTGAGATAGATAGGGTGAATTATCCAAAAGCAGTTTTCCTTACAGGGGCTACAGGATATTTAGGAGCACACATTTTAGAACGCTTATTACAGTTGCCATCTACGACTATTTACTGTCTAGTAAGAAATAATGAGGATCAAGTAATTGGTTCAAAGTTAGAAGAAAGAATGATGTTTTATTTCGGTAAAGAAATTCTCCAAAAGTTGGAGGAGAGAGTAGAATTAATTGAAGGAGATTTATCTTTGATAAATCTAGGTCTAGATTCAAAGCAATTGGACCATTTAAATAATAAGGTAGAGTCAATCATACATTGTGGTGGAGAAGTTAGACACTATGGAGAACGTGAGCATTTTCAAAAGGTAAATGTTCAGTCTACAAAATATTTATTGGAATTAGCTAAGAATACAAATGCACGTTTTCATTATATATCGACTTTAAGTGTAGCTGGACAGGCTGAAAGCGATCCAAAAGAATTTGAATTCCTTGAGTCTAATTTTGATAGAGGTCAAAATTTAGATAATGTCTACTTAGAAAGTAAGTTTCAAGGCGAGAAAATGGTCAGAGAGGCAATGGAAAAAGGGATTCGTGCTACGATATACCGTGTGGGGAATTTAGTGGGTAACTCTAAAACGGGTAAATTTCAATTCAATATTAATGAAAACGCTTTTTATAGATTGTTGAAAGGGATATGCTTATCTAGCATAGCACCTGAAATCAATACGTATGTAGATTTAACGCCTGTAGACTATGGCAGTTTAGCTATTACTGAATTATCCTATAAGGCCAATACAGTAAATAAAACCATGCATATTTGTAATCCCAATCAACTTAAATGGGACCAATTTATAAATAGTTTACAAGGTTTTGGATACGATATTATGTTAATGAAACAAGAAAAGTATATAGAGAAGTTTTTTAATACGAATCTAACTAATGATGAACAGAAAGCTTTAGAGCTCATAATGCCTTTATTAGAATCTGTAGAAGAACTATCTGTAGCTATACCATCTTGTTCGTATACGCAAGGATATCTGAAGAATGTACATTGTTTAGAACCAAATCAAGAATATATCAATTTGCTATTACATTACGCTATGAGTATCGAGTTTTTACCAGCCACTAAAGAACCAATATTGCTATAG
- a CDS encoding CPBP family intramembrane glutamic endopeptidase → MKKKDMNWKEQDPWGLKEFLLMMLLEFVFVIGCIKFLVKPIYFQWFNNELYSGTLTGLTMAIVLVLGEYFMVLRPKKLSWSEVGIRSFSMKSWKFILLLTIMLLVGDVIVMVLTSFIGNSYENSKTEAIQQSVNFFTVLIAFVSAAIISPIYEEIFYRGFLYRWLRTRFGMIGAIFLSSLIFTVVHIPTYNAMPVNFLSGIVFAWAYERTNSIWPSVIIHGLTNGIMVLLTAMG, encoded by the coding sequence ATGAAGAAAAAGGACATGAATTGGAAGGAACAAGACCCTTGGGGATTAAAAGAATTTCTATTAATGATGCTACTCGAATTTGTATTTGTTATAGGATGCATAAAATTCTTAGTAAAACCTATTTATTTTCAGTGGTTTAACAATGAGTTATATTCAGGAACTTTAACAGGATTAACAATGGCGATTGTTTTAGTTTTAGGTGAGTATTTTATGGTCCTTCGTCCAAAGAAACTTTCTTGGAGTGAAGTGGGAATTAGGTCGTTCTCTATGAAGAGCTGGAAATTTATTCTCTTATTAACTATTATGTTACTAGTTGGTGATGTAATAGTAATGGTGCTTACTAGCTTTATTGGGAATTCTTATGAGAACAGTAAAACTGAGGCGATACAGCAAAGCGTAAATTTCTTCACTGTTCTTATTGCTTTCGTTTCTGCGGCGATAATTTCACCGATATATGAAGAGATATTTTATCGTGGTTTTTTATATCGATGGCTACGTACACGTTTTGGTATGATAGGGGCTATTTTTCTAAGCTCATTAATCTTTACCGTTGTCCACATTCCAACTTATAATGCGATGCCTGTAAACTTCTTAAGTGGTATAGTCTTTGCATGGGCGTATGAACGAACCAATTCAATTTGGCCGTCAGTTATCATTCATGGTTTAACTAATGGAATTATGGTTCTGCTGACAGCGATGGGATAG